One window of the Pseudomonas knackmussii B13 genome contains the following:
- the tsaE gene encoding tRNA (adenosine(37)-N6)-threonylcarbamoyltransferase complex ATPase subunit type 1 TsaE, with product MYELGARIAQVSAGEGVIYLHGDLGAGKTTLSRGILRGLGHSGAVKSPTFTLVEPYEIGEKRAYHFDLYRLADPEELEYLGIRDYFEGGALCLIEWAERGTGVLPKADLDITITPQAGGRVLRLEPHGVRGEAWCAVLANGA from the coding sequence ATGTACGAACTGGGGGCTCGCATCGCCCAGGTGAGTGCGGGGGAGGGGGTCATATACCTGCATGGTGACCTGGGGGCGGGCAAGACCACGCTGTCGCGTGGCATCCTGCGCGGCCTTGGCCATTCCGGTGCGGTGAAAAGCCCTACCTTTACGCTGGTCGAGCCCTATGAAATAGGTGAGAAGCGCGCATACCATTTCGATCTTTACCGCCTGGCCGATCCCGAGGAACTGGAATATCTCGGCATTCGCGACTACTTCGAGGGCGGCGCGCTTTGCCTGATCGAGTGGGCCGAGCGCGGTACGGGCGTTTTGCCAAAGGCAGACCTGGACATTACCATTACACCGCAAGCGGGCGGCCGCGTGCTGCGCCTCGAACCGCACGGGGTGCGGGGCGAAGCATGGTGCGCTGTCCTGGCTAACGGAGCATGA
- a CDS encoding bifunctional ADP-dependent NAD(P)H-hydrate dehydratase/NAD(P)H-hydrate epimerase, protein MNSHPHDNLPTALYSAQQVRDLDARLIAAGTPGFELMQRAAHAAWRALRRRWPDAARATVLAGHGNNAGDGYLIAALAQRAGWNVRVLAVGDPARLGGDAALAHAEALAAGVPILPWHEHAELHGVLVDALLGTGLGGEVRAPYAEAIRRINDSGLPVLAVDIPSGLSADTGQVLGVAVRADLTVTFIGLKLGLFTADGADHCGQLIFDDLDADPQQLPASSQATRLAPVSLAKLAPRAKAAHKGLFGHVLVLGGEHGMGGAALLAGESALRCGAGLVSLVTRREHVPAALARRPELMTHGVSSSAEVLRAAERASVLVVGPGIGRNAWGRCLLSAAASLALPQVWDADALNLLAEGQVRRPSGALLITPHPAEAARLLGCSTAQVQADRPAAARELSRRYNAVAVLKGVGSLVAAPDGRLALCSHGHPAMAGAGLGDVLSGIVGALLAQGMDAFDAACLAVWLHARAGETLGAEGRGLAASDLSSAVRQLLEEISPCLN, encoded by the coding sequence CACGACAATCTGCCGACCGCGCTTTACAGCGCCCAGCAGGTGCGCGACCTGGACGCGCGCCTGATCGCAGCCGGCACGCCCGGCTTCGAACTCATGCAGCGTGCCGCCCACGCCGCCTGGCGTGCCCTGCGCCGACGCTGGCCGGATGCCGCGCGGGCGACCGTGCTCGCCGGGCATGGCAACAATGCCGGCGACGGTTACCTGATCGCCGCGCTGGCACAGCGTGCTGGCTGGAACGTGCGCGTACTTGCAGTTGGCGATCCGGCGCGCCTGGGCGGCGATGCTGCGTTGGCTCACGCGGAAGCGCTCGCCGCCGGCGTACCTATCCTGCCCTGGCACGAGCATGCCGAATTGCATGGCGTGCTGGTCGACGCGCTACTCGGCACCGGTCTCGGTGGCGAGGTGCGCGCGCCCTACGCCGAGGCGATCCGGCGCATCAATGACAGCGGCCTGCCGGTGCTGGCGGTGGACATCCCTTCCGGCCTAAGCGCCGACACCGGCCAGGTGCTGGGTGTGGCGGTGCGTGCGGACCTGACGGTGACATTCATCGGCCTCAAGCTCGGCCTGTTCACTGCTGATGGAGCGGACCACTGCGGTCAGTTGATTTTCGACGATCTTGATGCGGATCCGCAGCAGCTCCCCGCAAGTTCTCAAGCCACGCGGCTAGCGCCTGTTTCCCTGGCGAAGCTGGCGCCGCGCGCCAAGGCCGCACACAAGGGGCTGTTCGGCCACGTGCTGGTGCTCGGTGGTGAACACGGCATGGGCGGCGCAGCGCTGCTCGCTGGTGAGTCGGCCCTGCGCTGCGGTGCTGGCCTGGTTTCCCTCGTCACTCGACGGGAGCATGTGCCGGCTGCGCTGGCCCGGCGCCCGGAGTTGATGACGCATGGCGTGTCTTCCTCCGCCGAAGTGCTGCGCGCCGCCGAGCGTGCCAGCGTACTGGTGGTTGGCCCTGGTATCGGCCGCAACGCTTGGGGGCGCTGCCTGCTGAGCGCGGCGGCAAGTCTCGCATTGCCCCAGGTCTGGGACGCCGATGCGCTCAACCTGCTGGCCGAAGGGCAAGTAAGGCGGCCATCTGGAGCGCTGCTGATCACCCCGCATCCCGCCGAGGCGGCACGTTTGCTCGGCTGCTCCACTGCGCAGGTGCAGGCCGATCGACCTGCTGCTGCGCGTGAACTGTCCCGTCGCTACAACGCCGTCGCCGTGCTCAAGGGCGTTGGCAGTCTGGTGGCTGCGCCCGATGGGCGTTTGGCACTGTGCTCCCATGGCCATCCGGCAATGGCGGGCGCCGGGTTGGGCGATGTGCTTTCCGGCATCGTTGGGGCGCTGCTGGCGCAAGGGATGGACGCTTTCGACGCCGCCTGCCTGGCCGTCTGGTTGCACGCTCGTGCTGGGGAAACTTTGGGAGCCGAGGGGAGAGGCCTGGCGGCCAGTGATTTGTCGTCTGCCGTTCGTCAGTTGCTCGAGGAGATCAGTCCGTGCCTGAACTGA
- the mutL gene encoding DNA mismatch repair endonuclease MutL, whose amino-acid sequence MTELRRIQLLSPRLANQIAAGEVVERPASVIKELLENSLDAGARRIDVEVEQGGIKLLRVRDDGGGIPSDDLPLALARHATSKIRELEDLEAVMSLGFRGEALASISSVARLTMTSRTAEAEQAWQVETEGRDMLPRVQPAAHPVGTSVEVRDLFFNTPARRKFLRAEKTEFDHLQEVIKRLALARFDVAFHLRHNGKTIFNLHEAKDELARARRVGAVCGPAFLEQALPIEVERNGLHLWGWVGLPTFSRSQPDLQYFYVNGRMVRDKLVAHAVRQAYRDVLYNGRHPTFVLFFEVDPATVDVNVHPTKHEVRFRDSRMVHDFLYGTLHRALAEVRPDDQLAPPGATSLTVQRPTGQAAGEFGPQGEMSLSDKVLEAPAAARNWIGGGSTGSSGGGGGYSYQPTRQEIPPVAEAQGAYRTFYAPLAETQATAPQALPESTQDVPPLGYALAQLKGIYILAENAHGLVLVDMHAAHERIMYERLKLAMDSEGLRGQPLLVPESIAVSEREADCAEEHGDWFARLGFELQRLGPETLAIRQIPALLKQAEATQLVRDVLSDLLEYGTSDRIQAHLNELLGTMACHGAVRANRRLTLPEMNALLRDMEITERSGQCNHGRPTWTQLGMDELDKLFLRGR is encoded by the coding sequence ATGACCGAGCTGCGCCGTATCCAGCTGCTCAGTCCGCGGCTGGCCAACCAGATCGCTGCCGGTGAGGTGGTCGAGCGCCCCGCATCGGTCATCAAGGAGCTGCTGGAAAACAGCCTGGACGCCGGCGCCCGGCGCATCGATGTCGAGGTCGAGCAAGGCGGCATCAAGCTGCTGCGGGTGCGCGACGATGGCGGCGGAATTCCCTCTGACGACCTGCCTCTGGCCCTGGCGCGTCACGCCACCAGCAAGATCCGCGAGCTGGAAGACCTGGAAGCGGTGATGAGCCTGGGCTTCCGTGGCGAAGCGCTGGCCTCGATCAGCTCCGTGGCGCGCCTGACGATGACTTCGCGCACCGCCGAAGCCGAACAGGCCTGGCAGGTGGAGACCGAAGGCCGTGACATGTTGCCGCGCGTGCAGCCGGCGGCGCATCCGGTGGGCACCAGCGTCGAAGTCCGCGACCTGTTCTTCAACACGCCGGCGCGCCGCAAGTTCCTGCGCGCCGAGAAGACCGAATTCGATCACCTGCAGGAAGTCATCAAGCGCCTGGCGTTGGCGCGCTTCGATGTGGCCTTCCATCTGCGCCACAACGGCAAGACGATCTTCAACTTGCATGAAGCGAAGGATGAGCTGGCCCGCGCGCGCCGAGTCGGCGCTGTCTGCGGCCCGGCCTTCCTCGAGCAGGCGCTGCCCATTGAGGTAGAGCGCAATGGCTTGCACCTGTGGGGCTGGGTAGGCCTGCCGACCTTCTCGCGCAGCCAGCCGGACCTGCAGTACTTCTACGTAAACGGCCGCATGGTGCGCGACAAGCTGGTCGCCCACGCGGTGCGCCAGGCGTATCGCGACGTGCTGTACAACGGCCGGCACCCGACCTTCGTATTGTTCTTCGAGGTCGATCCGGCGACGGTGGACGTCAACGTGCACCCGACCAAGCACGAAGTGCGCTTCCGCGACAGCCGCATGGTCCATGACTTCCTTTACGGCACCCTGCATCGCGCCCTTGCTGAGGTGCGCCCGGACGATCAGCTCGCACCGCCAGGCGCCACCAGCCTGACCGTACAGCGCCCCACGGGGCAGGCCGCTGGCGAGTTCGGCCCGCAAGGCGAAATGAGCCTGTCGGACAAGGTGCTCGAAGCGCCGGCGGCGGCTCGAAACTGGATCGGTGGTGGCTCGACAGGCTCGTCTGGTGGCGGTGGTGGTTACAGCTATCAGCCAACTCGCCAGGAGATTCCGCCCGTCGCCGAAGCTCAGGGCGCCTATCGCACCTTCTACGCCCCGCTCGCTGAAACGCAGGCAACTGCTCCTCAGGCGCTGCCGGAAAGTACCCAGGATGTTCCTCCGCTGGGCTACGCGCTGGCGCAGCTGAAGGGTATCTATATCCTGGCCGAGAACGCCCACGGCCTGGTGCTTGTGGACATGCACGCCGCCCACGAGCGCATCATGTACGAGCGCCTCAAGCTGGCCATGGACAGTGAAGGGTTGCGCGGCCAGCCGCTGCTGGTGCCGGAATCCATTGCCGTCAGCGAGCGCGAGGCCGATTGCGCCGAAGAGCATGGGGACTGGTTTGCCCGGCTCGGCTTCGAGCTGCAGCGGCTCGGGCCTGAGACCCTGGCAATTCGGCAGATTCCAGCGCTGCTCAAACAGGCCGAAGCCACGCAGCTGGTGCGCGATGTGCTGTCTGACCTGCTGGAATACGGCACCAGCGACCGTATCCAGGCCCATCTCAACGAACTGCTCGGGACCATGGCTTGCCATGGCGCGGTGCGAGCCAACCGGCGCCTGACGCTGCCGGAGATGAACGCCCTGCTGCGTGACATGGAAATCACTGAGCGCAGCGGTCAGTGCAACCACGGTCGTCCGACCTGGACGCAGTTGGGCATGGATGAGCTGGACAAGCTTTTCCTGCGCGGTCGCTGA
- the miaA gene encoding tRNA (adenosine(37)-N6)-dimethylallyltransferase MiaA → MSSLPPAIFLMGPTAAGKTDLALELARVLPCELISVDSALVYRGMDIGTAKPSKEVLAEFPHRLIDIRDPAESYSAAEFRADALAAMAEVTAAGRIPLLVGGTMLYFKALLEGLADMPSADAAVRAELEAWAQAEGWAVLHAELARVDPESAARIHPNDPQRLIRALEVHRVSGMSMSDHRRRQASENAGSGAPGTGQLPYTVAHLAIAPLQRQVLHARIAHRFRQMLEQGFVAEVEALRARSDLHAGLPSIRAVGYRQVWEYLEGKLSYAEMEERGVIATRQLAKRQFTWLRSWSHLHWLDSLAGDNLPRALKILEAVSI, encoded by the coding sequence ATGTCTTCGCTGCCTCCCGCCATTTTCCTCATGGGTCCGACCGCCGCCGGCAAGACCGATCTGGCGCTCGAGTTGGCGCGGGTGCTGCCGTGCGAGCTGATTAGCGTCGACTCCGCGCTGGTCTATCGCGGCATGGATATAGGCACGGCCAAGCCGTCGAAGGAAGTGCTTGCCGAGTTTCCCCACCGCCTGATCGATATTCGCGATCCCGCGGAGAGCTATTCGGCTGCAGAATTCCGCGCCGATGCCTTGGCGGCAATGGCAGAAGTCACTGCGGCCGGACGTATTCCACTTCTAGTGGGCGGCACCATGCTGTATTTCAAGGCGTTGCTGGAGGGCTTGGCGGACATGCCAAGTGCCGACGCGGCCGTGCGCGCCGAGCTCGAGGCGTGGGCGCAGGCCGAAGGTTGGGCGGTACTGCATGCGGAGCTCGCGCGAGTCGATCCGGAGTCGGCCGCACGCATCCATCCCAATGACCCGCAGCGCTTGATTCGCGCGCTGGAGGTGCATCGCGTCAGCGGCATGTCGATGAGCGACCATCGTCGGCGTCAGGCAAGTGAAAATGCGGGCTCTGGCGCGCCAGGTACAGGGCAATTGCCGTATACTGTCGCGCACCTGGCGATTGCCCCTCTGCAACGCCAGGTTCTGCACGCGCGAATCGCGCATCGTTTTCGTCAGATGCTGGAACAGGGCTTCGTTGCCGAGGTCGAAGCACTTCGCGCAAGAAGTGACTTGCACGCCGGGCTACCGTCTATACGTGCCGTAGGTTACCGACAGGTATGGGAATACCTCGAGGGCAAACTGTCCTACGCTGAGATGGAGGAGCGCGGGGTGATAGCCACCCGGCAATTGGCTAAGCGCCAGTTCACATGGCTGCGAAGCTGGAGCCATCTACACTGGTTGGACAGTCTGGCAGGCGACAATCTGCCGCGTGCCTTGAAAATTCTTGAGGCGGTCTCCATATAG
- the amiB gene encoding N-acetylmuramoyl-L-alanine amidase AmiB, whose protein sequence is MGWGLRLRALLAGLFVLLAFSAGEVLAAAQITQVKSVRLWRAPDNTRLVFDLSGPVQHSLFTLSAPNRIVIDLTGAHLNGALNPLKLKNTPITSVRTAQRSPSDLRLVLDLSAQVTPKSFVLPPNQQYGNRLVVDLYDQGADITPDVPATPTPDQPAAPVTPTQPVAKAPVPSGGKRDIVVAIDAGHGGEDPGASGPSGLHEKNITLSIARELQRQINQMKGFRAELTRTGDYFIPLRGRTAIARKKGADLFVSIHADAAPSSSAFGASVFALSDRGATSETARWLADSENRSDLIGGDGSVSLDDKDHMLAGVLLDLSMTATMSSSLDVGHKVLTSVGRVTSLHKNRVEQAGFMVLKSPDIPSILVETGFISNPGESQKLNSSAHQQALARSIAAGVRQYFVQTPPPGTYIASLRDAGAVSTGPRQHVVRSGESLSMIAARYDVSMATLRSTNGLKTDSVRVGQVLNIPATALAAQQ, encoded by the coding sequence ATGGGTTGGGGGTTGCGCCTGCGGGCGCTGTTGGCCGGGCTTTTCGTCCTGCTGGCGTTTAGTGCTGGCGAGGTTCTTGCCGCCGCGCAAATCACACAGGTCAAGAGCGTGCGCTTGTGGCGCGCCCCGGATAACACCCGCCTGGTGTTCGATCTGTCGGGCCCGGTACAGCACAGCCTGTTCACTCTCAGCGCGCCGAATCGCATCGTCATCGACCTCACAGGCGCCCACCTGAACGGTGCGCTCAATCCGCTCAAGCTGAAGAACACCCCGATTACTTCGGTGCGCACCGCGCAACGCTCGCCGAGCGACCTGCGCCTGGTGCTGGACCTGTCCGCTCAGGTAACGCCGAAAAGCTTCGTGCTGCCGCCGAACCAGCAGTACGGCAATCGCCTGGTCGTCGACCTCTACGACCAGGGCGCGGACATCACGCCGGATGTGCCGGCCACGCCAACCCCGGATCAGCCCGCTGCGCCCGTGACCCCGACCCAGCCGGTGGCCAAGGCGCCGGTGCCGTCCGGTGGCAAGCGCGACATCGTCGTTGCGATCGACGCCGGACACGGTGGCGAAGACCCGGGCGCCTCCGGCCCGAGCGGCTTGCACGAGAAGAACATCACCCTCTCCATCGCCCGTGAGCTGCAGCGCCAGATCAACCAGATGAAGGGCTTCCGCGCCGAACTGACGCGGACCGGCGACTACTTCATCCCGCTGCGTGGACGTACTGCGATTGCGCGCAAGAAAGGCGCTGACCTGTTCGTCTCCATTCACGCCGACGCCGCGCCCAGCAGCAGTGCCTTCGGTGCTTCGGTATTTGCTCTCTCGGATCGTGGCGCCACCTCGGAAACCGCGCGTTGGCTGGCCGACAGCGAAAACCGTTCCGACCTGATCGGTGGTGACGGAAGCGTCAGCCTGGACGACAAGGACCACATGCTCGCCGGCGTGCTGCTCGATCTGTCGATGACCGCGACCATGTCCTCCAGCCTGGACGTCGGGCATAAGGTCCTGACCAGCGTCGGTCGGGTCACCTCGCTGCACAAGAATCGCGTGGAGCAGGCCGGATTCATGGTGCTGAAGTCGCCGGATATCCCGTCGATCCTGGTCGAAACCGGCTTCATCTCCAACCCGGGCGAGTCGCAGAAGCTCAACAGCTCCGCACACCAGCAGGCCCTGGCGCGCTCCATCGCCGCCGGTGTCCGCCAATACTTCGTGCAGACCCCGCCGCCGGGCACTTACATCGCATCGCTGCGTGATGCGGGCGCCGTCAGTACGGGGCCGCGCCAGCACGTGGTGCGTTCTGGCGAAAGCCTGTCGATGATCGCTGCTCGCTATGACGTGAGCATGGCCACCCTGCGTAGCACCAACGGCCTGAAGACCGACAGCGTGCGCGTCGGCCAGGTGCTGAATATTCCGGCAACGGCCCTGGCGGCTCAGCAATGA